The following nucleotide sequence is from Pelmatolapia mariae isolate MD_Pm_ZW unplaced genomic scaffold, Pm_UMD_F_2 NODE_ptg000457l+_length_30433_cov_1, whole genome shotgun sequence.
TTTAAGAGAGAGCCTGATATCCTGCAGCAGAGAGAAAGCACATACGCACACACCTCATCATGACATCATTACAGTGATGTTAGGCTCAGTGCAGCAGGCTGTTTGTATTGTATTGTTCAGAAACCACCTTTGTTCTCTCAATGGAGAAATGTGGGAGCTCCTGCAGCACCAAAGGTGTGGAGAAACGACGTTCATGTtaagtttgagtgtgtgtggtgACAGACGAATCTACTCTTTATCgtaaattaattaatgaaacTTTTCAAACCTGGTGATTCTataactgcagtttttatgtcCCTGTGAACACTACAATAAAAAGTATGGATCTGTCTCTGTGCTTTCACGGGTGAGTTTGGGGTTGGAATTGGTGACTGAAAAAATAAGATCAAAGATACCAAGCGGAAAAAATGAGAGAAGCAAGAAATGAAATGGTCGCTGGGCTCTCCTCTAGAGATaaggggtgtccaaattcataggctgcgtCCTCCTGAGGACCTGTCCTTCGTGGTCTATGTGGGtcgggtccttcgaagaccgagaaggctgGAGGTGTGagactgtgaaattggacggtctagccttcagatctgcgtcaccgctgtctcggtggagtttaataaactcggtcgtctgctccttgctatctaaaatataacaggacactggcgtaaattctccaccgtctcacacttctgtttaatcagttttctgtttgacttttattcagctgtgtgaaaaccaaggaggaacccacccgatggactaataaagttttattttatctaatctaataactttaatctcagccaaacagatttactcaggaacaaataaaacactgaaaaaagccaaacaataacatttttaagttatttaagtgacttatatatcatgtttagtagcgaaagaccgcgggagggtttgaaaacaatgaagccgggagtccgctgctctcgccggctcaagtgaccctcgagctcccgtTCAGCTATTGAGCGGGTGGGCAACAGACTTCTCTGAAAACGTCGGCGCACTTTtggaaatatgtgatgtcttgataaaccaagcagatatttatttagaagtttattttgtgacccagaaagagtaataagagtaatattaaaactgagtagtggccgccattgttggcaaCTGGAGTTGGCtgggccacgctatgaattctgggataggttgggccacaaaGGATACATCCAACCCGTCCTTCAAATtaggggaaaaggaggacgcatttgtcggctgcattagGAGGAGTCTacaaatttggacagccttcgtcgcgtcgctgtgacgtaatcggtctacaaatgcgtcctcaggaggatgcagcccatgaatttggacacccccataGGGTGAgaagctcagagtagagccacttCTGCTCCAAACTGAAAGGAGCTAGTTGATGTCTCCTGGATGCCCACTAGCTCAGGTGTTTCGGGCATATCCTAGCAGGAGGAGGCAAACCCAGGTGTCAAGAACCGTAGTTCtaacacacaagctggacccaGAAGCAAACACAATATGCAGGAAATGCACGCAGAATAAGCTTTATTTCCTAACTAAAGGTGACCTGGAATAACTAAAGGGAAATGTTAGAACAGAAGAGACCGGGAGATAAACGATTCGGGAACGCCGTGATCAGGACCGTGGGAGGCTGCAACAGAAAAGGGAGAGAGTTACTGGGGAGCAGGGAAATGACAGCATACAACGGGGTAGAGTTATTTATCTTACGATCGGGGCCGGACCGTGGGGACCGGAGGGAGGGGTGAGTGTCTGCGGGAGAGGATTCCAAGGAGACGGAGAGGATGATGACAGGTGGATTATCTGAACTCCAGGCgggcaggaggacaggcaggtgaAGACTCGAACACCCCGGACAATAACCTGAGCACACAGTAACAGGATTAACACAGTTCATAGAAACCAGAAATTCCACATCAACCTTCGCGAGGGGCCAAGTTACCACTGAATTGTGACTGACAGACTGGCGTGGAGCAGCTGGCCGTGCTGATGGCCTGGAATGGGATGCAGGTGTGAAGGCGACAGCCACACCCGTAGGCGTGGGTATCCCCACCGCTCCTCAGACACCGATCCGCGGACCATGACACCAGGACTTGCTGAAGAGATTACATGAGCCCAGCGAGTGCTAGAAAAGAGGCCTGGCCTGGGAAAGCAGCGAAAAATGGACGGAAGGATGGGAATCTCAAATTATTGCTTACTATGGAGTGAGCAAGTTTGAATTTTACCATCCATTatagttaaattaaaatgaaattatgGTGAAAAAACTAAAGTGCAActcatttttaatgtatttgtttctaactcaaataaaaagaaaatgacaaaatactGTATGATAAGAATCTGATGGCTACAGTGAGATGATGATAGTTCAGTGCTGTGAATACGTTCCTATAACAGTGGTGGCCATCGTCCTAATTCTGAGTAAGAACTTTAGTCATGATGGTGAAACTGTAATACGGCAGTTAGGGACTGTCACAGATGAATGGATCCCCTAACAAAGCTCAGCACTGCAGACATCATGTTACTGTTACGGAGGCGTGCTGCTTTCAGCTCCACACATCAAATACAAACTCTTTGATAACTCTTTGAGAAATCCAAAGTTTGATGAATTCAAAAGTTTAAAGagataaaaaacacacatgtgcacataaAGTACAGACACACACGACTGAGTCTCCAGACTTTATGTTATTAATTCCTATTTAACACAGCACAAACTTCTTCACAACAACATAGTTTGAACAAAgaaactcacaaacacacactgtcatttcagatcacacacacacacatgcagtgtgTAGTTGTGGTGACTGATCTGACATTATAACCACATGTGGCCAATAAAACACCACAGAAACAGACGGGAAAATCCCTCTCCCTCTTCTTCTGCCTTGTCTCTCTGAAGTGTGTAATCCACAGATTCCTTCTTTCGTTTACTTTTACTCCCAGTTTTCGGATTCTTTGATTTTTCCCGTGTCTGTGTTTCCACTTTTTAGCTCAGCACCTCCCTccttcttattcatttttaatatttttactgCCAAAGACTTTTATTCTCCAAATATgccatttcttttaaaacatctatttactttctctttatttaatttatattttatgaatTGTGGAACATGTTTATAGTTATCCTGGCGCTCTGTGCTGGTTCAGCACACCAAATCtataatatgtaaaaaaaactacagccagacacacactcacaccacGTACACACCTCCTATGTGGCGCTTTCCAGCAGTCTCAAAGGGAATTCAGCCTCGTGCTATCTTTTCCATTAAGCCTATCGCGCTGCCGGGTGAGGTGTTGTCACAAAAATATacacctcttcctctctctctctctcttcacactCCTTTTCCGAACATCTCAAACTTCCGTAGTGTTTCCTTCTTGCTACTAACATTCCTGTCAGTTACCTCAGCGAGCACCACTGACACACATTTACTGAATACATGACCTGGGGTaggaaaacatgcacacactcattaCCACATGCAACTTTGGTTTTTACAGCCCAGTTACGTTAAAGCTCTCTGCTCTCCAACCAGAGTATAAATGACTCTCATGGAAATGTTAATAACAGAGtgaggagaaagaaacagggcaAATAGTGGGTCATACAGGGATGCCTGAAGGGTGAGAAAGAAAGGAGCGCAGCCAAATAAACacttaataaaatatataaaagaagaTATTATGAttttttacaaaatataaagaatttGTGAAAGAATTGTGAGAAGGAAGAAAAACGACAAAAAAGGAAGGATGGAGCCGAGAAAAGATTATAAAAAGGGGAAAAGGGAAGAATAGGTCAGAACAACGTTTTAGCACATTTACTCGACTGTATGAcctaaatattaaatacatctaaaagtaaaaataatttaagGAATGATCGAGGATATTCACATGTAAGGATCAAAGGAAAAGAAGCGATAAAATACGGGGACTGTTTAGAAAGATagacaaaagcaaaactagaTGGAAAATAGAAACGAATGGGCTCATAAGACGAAAGCAAGGAGTACTAAACAGCAAGAGATGGCATGAAGGAGCAAAAAGACGCCACAGAAGGAATAAAAATGgtgagaaacaaaaaagaagggaaaaggtGACAAAAGATTGCAAAGAATAAAAGCTGAGACAGAGAGAAGTGAAATGACAGTGAGTGAGGTGCTGGGGGGGAGTAAAAGAAGtctgaaacaaagaaaacagctttTCCTTGTTCTGAAAGTTTTCTTTGTGGTTTTGTTCAAGGGGAAACTGTTATGCCAAGCCAAGATTTTTTAATGTCTTAACGAAACCTGGAGAGGACAGAATCAGAGCTgatcacacagaaaaacacagacgtgactctgtttgtgtctcaaACTATGTAAATGCGCTGAAAACACTGAGGACGCACCAATTGtgctgttttttgtcttttttgataTGCAGGAGCAAAAAGTTGACCAAAAATTCAAAATACTAAAAGTTTCCAAAGAATTAATCCAGCCAGCTTTAGCCACAGAGAAAAACCTGTAAATGTCCAGAGTGCAAACTTGGaagtgtttattttgtgacattaTATTATAAGACTTAACATATCCGTTTACACCCATTGCACATTTTTCAaatacataaacacaaacaaaaccctTTTCTACGCTCGCTGTCAGGCACATTTAGAATCGTCACAGTGACAGTTGTGGGAAAATCCTGGTTTTAATTTGTCGTTATGTGTCTGctgagaaaatgtgttttgtattaATCCCAAAAATCTtgggtgtttctttttttccttgagATAATTATTACCAAAAGCCCCAGAGTTATTGCACGGCTCCAAAAAACGCCCGTCTCTCtgatgtctttgtgtgtcaCAGTAAATTAAAATGGAAACACAACTCTGTTTGGTGTCAACACGAAAGAATGTCAAATGCAGATGTACAtggcttttattattttattttttaatatttagctTCCTTGGGGCTCATCCTCTAATAGAAAATATTTGGAAAAGGCCACAGGGATCAGTGTGGTGAATATAACTGCTTTCACTGTACATATCCTTGACGCTGTCCTTCAGTTTCAtgtagagaaaagaaaaaacggCATTGTCTTTAGGACTGATGCAGAACAGATGTGAGCCCTTTGAGAAGAGACTTCTGGTTTTTGTTTCCACTGTATACAAAACGATGCTATGTAAACATACAGAGAGGGTGATGACTTTTCATTTTCTCAGTATGAACAAAACCACTAATTTATGTTCATTTAAACACTGGCGGGATAAGTTACTCATTTAGCAAAACGTAACATCTATAGGACATCATCACTTTATAAATTCATAATAGATGAACGGCAAACAAAGTTCAGTGGAAAAGCACTTCTCCAACACTTTTGAAATGAAGGTTACACAGTTCACACATGCATCATCTCTTTGTGTCAGGTTTACAACGGCTCTGAGTGGGCAAAAACTGAACTCACCAAAAGATCTGCCGGCACCTTTACACGAGCAATTATTCGATTTATACATGAAACGTTACATAACAAAGATTTCTCTTTGcttcaaaacagagaaaaaacacacacaagtaaAACAGAGCAAGCCCTGCTAGGTAAGAACATGATAGGGAGAGGAACAGAGGGTGTCAGGCAGGGACAGGGGAAAATATATGACAAGCAGATGCCCtgtgatacattacattaacattttatagttcttttcatagtttaaattaaaaaaaacccaacaaccccAGATCAGACGCATGTAAcagaataaatatatttatcacACTTTCTGACGAACACAACGCTTTCTTGTTCTTATGCTTAGCTGGGCTAATTAACTCCAGCACTGACCACATGAACATTAGAATTATATCAATCAACTCATCAAACTCTCAGcaagaaaatataatttctttttttcctttaagaaaaataagattcagtaaagaagacagaaaaaaacaagacaaacagtcacaaaaacatatttcaaaTTATGAGTATTTTTACTTCTATATATGAAACAAGACATCAAACCCAGTGCAAAGAGAACATTTCATAGTTTCACTTTCTCCTTCACATCCTGTCAAGAAGCATAGCATCTTCAAAAGTATACAGTAAACATCTACATCAAACCAATGTTCCCAAAATTCATGACTGCGCGACTGATCTCCAACATCTGTTTGTGTGAGGTTGCTTTGTATGAATAGAGCTGATTACTTGCAAAGGCCGTGAATACAATCATGACCTGTGATCAGAGACAGACAGTGCTAAAGTTTTAAACTAGCCCCAGTTAAAGATATATCAGAGAAGCTAGTTAGAAAGAGTGTTCTTGGAATCAGCACACACCCATGTATGTCAGTAGAGTCTGACAGGGATGTTCCCCGACAGGGAACATACAACGTCCAGAAAAGTGAAACATTCTGATAGGCTAGACAGATATCTGACATGTTGGTGTTTGCCCAAAACTTTCCCAACAACACTAAgaaaaatactgtaaatgaaTCTTGGAAGTCTTTCATTGagctcatttttcattttcccaATCAACAAAAAATATGACAGAAATTGTTGTGAAGCCCAACTGAGATTATTTTCCTGATTTCAAATGCTTTCTTTTCTACAACATACCAAGAACTAAAATAACTGAACACTGAACATGTGGTACTTAAAGGCATGTCAACACACATAAGGGTTCCTGAAACCTAAAGATTTGAAAGCTAGTGAAGGGCTCATTGAAATGCTTTGAATAAAGTATGACCCAAATAGTTTTTCCAGTATACTTCCTTTGTATGCTGTCTCATCATACATTTCAGAGTATTTATCCAGTGATACAGGTGCTGTAATAGACAGCGCTGCTTGCATCAGACAGAGCAGATATAAGAGGGCTGCTTCCATCATCACACCCACCAATGCCACCCACCACACCACCAACATCCCTATTAACTGCACTACTAACAATACTATTATTGCTACTTCCAACAATACTGCTACTACGGCCACCCACAACCTTGGACACACCACCACATTCCCCGCCCAGTCCATAAGCCTCATCTCGATTTCTCCGAACATTTACATACTGGTCAAATTCATGCCTGTCCACTTCAGCCCAAAATTCAGCAGACGAAGCCCCCAGCTGGCCAGAGGAATCCAGATTTGAATTATCCAAAttcacagagggagggaaagtGGATGGTGGGGGAATGGATGAGGTTGAGCAGGAAGAAGTCGTTTCAGGAGGAGGTGAAAGCTGCCCCAGATGAGAAGAAGTGAAATGAGGAGCTTTAGGGGTGCCGTTTCCATACAGCTGACTGAAATAACCAACCGGAGCAGAGCTCAGTGGGGGCTGGTGGCATTTTATTGGCTCAGAGAGGCTGTTGCAGGGCTGGTGGTATGAAACTGGGGAGGAAGGATCGGGCAGTGGTGGCGGGCACTTTACGGGACTTCTTAAAGTGACCTGGTGACCAGAAACATGTGTGAGATTTAGCTTGGAGCTGAGTGAAGTGAGAGAGCTCATGCTCGACATCATGTTCGATTCAGCAGAAGTCATTCTGGTGCTTAAAGTCATTCCTGAACCCTGGCCGTGTATGGAGCTGTGGtggctgtggttgttgtagtggtgGGTGTAATGCTGATTATGATGGTGAAGGTGGTGTTGGTACCCACTCCAAACTCccatccctccctcctcctgcaTATGTTGGGGAAAAAACACAGATTCCCCAGCTCCATCTTCCAGAATGTCCAGTGGGGACATTTCTGGAGTGGGCAAGCCATAGCTTTCTAGCTCTGAGTGTCCTGAGGCCTGGAGGTCCCTGAAATGGCCCAGAGATGGAAGCAGGTGATGAGAGTGATGATGTGGAGGTTGGACACCTGGATGCCCGTAAGCAGAACCTCCAGAGACATTTTCTGCACCCAAAGGACTGACACCAGGTCCTAAACCCAAGCCTGGTGCCCCACCCTGGGCTAAGCTGTGCAGCAGAAGCCCTGGTTCAACACGTTTAAGCTTCTTGGTGGTTTTTTTGCGGCGAGGTCGGTACTTATAGTTTGGGTGATCCTGGAGGTGTTGGACACGAAGACGCTCTGCTTCCTCTACGAATGGTCGCTTCTCTACGGCGCTCAGGGACTTCCACGACTGACCTGCAAGAAGAGgagttaaatattaaaaaaaatttcaaccATATTTTGGTCTTCTTAGATGAGAGAAAGGGGGCATATAAGAACAGCACTGCTGTCAAGCAGATTACAATCAGTCTGAtagatcattttattatttactgctCGGCCTAGAACATGTCAAAATACTCTACAGCACTGACAGCCTTGAGCAGCTCCATCTACAGCTATGTGTAGTCATTCAAAGAAGGACCTTAATGTCCTGTGACATGCATGAAGTGCTTTGACTCTCAGTTCAGCCAGTTTTTGGAGATGTGTCTTACACActgatggacatgaagagctaCTGGTCTGCTGCTATAAGACCTgagaaacatcacaaaaaagcATCAGACGACAAATGAGAGATATTAAGATGGCCTTGGGAGGTTATTTTAATAGCATTTGAAGTAAACTGACAGTAAAGAGTTTAGAGGTAAACACGGCATGTGCAATGAGCCCAGATGCAGCAACATACATATTGGCTTGGTAACGTAGAGCTGAGGAATCAGACTTTTAATTTGTCTTGAACAGAAATATGAGGCTATTTATGGTCTGTGTTTGATGTTGTATCTTTCCGGTGTGTCACACTGAATACTGCTAAAATGAAAGAGGTCAGATATTTAAATTCCCAATGCAATGACTCCTCACTTTGGTACTTTTACTGAAACTGATGACTACAAAGATCAGATCTTTGGCTCTCCACTGAGTTGGTCTCTTTGTTTGTCTTACCGAGCATCTTGCTGAGCACAGCGTTGTGTAGGTCCGGGTTCTGCAGGGCCAGCCGCTTCCTCTCATCTTTAGCCCAGACCATGAAGGCATTCATTGGCCTGCGAATCCTCTGCTCAGCCCCCGCAGCTTTCCCATCACCCGCTGACGTGCCTCCAGCCTGGTTCAGATCAGGACTCTGTCCCCCTGAACTGTGCGTCAAACACATCCTTGGTTCCCCTCTCCTCATATTCCCAGTTCTGTCTGGAGAACTGCAATCCTCAGAGAGCTTCTGTTCAAAACCCATTTCAGAATCAGAAGCAGGACTCGGGGTCCTTGAAGTCCAGGGGCCCCCAAGAGGCACCTGGCTGACTCTAGAAAGGCTAGGCTTGGTTAAATTCATCCCAGAAAAGGTTTAGTCCAGGTCAAATTCTGCAAATGTCTGTCTCAGTTTGTTGGTCTGCAAAGTTCTGgacaaaaactgaaactgaaaatactTCAGCCGACAGAGGAGAGAAGCATCAGGAGAGGAATTTGGTCTCAGAGCACAAATCCCAAAGCAAAGCATCGAGATGTGAGAGGAGGGGGAGacaagaatagaaaacaaaccCGTTGTGGTGCAGGATTTCCCCTGAAAACGATCCGCAGTGACTATGCTgctttctttgtccactctagGTTTTCTGTTTGCTTCTGCGGTTTGTCCACAGTTTGATTTCACTCCGTCACTCGGGCCCTCCGACACACCGTCTCCCTCGCTGTCTGCTCACTTTGAAAGTTTGGAAACCTGTGGCCAGATCTGACCGACCCATGCTGTGTATATATACCCCGCCCTGACCAATCGCATAAATACAGGCTTGAGGATTTAACCAATGACGAGCCACCAGTCTGTTTGAGAGAGACAACACGGAGGGGAGGGGAGGTCCAAACTTTACCCCCCACCCTCCCTTCAGTCTCTACAACTGCCACCCTTTCCTCCCACTGaacgcacacacgcacgtacGCGCgtacgcgcgcacacacacacacacacacacacacacacacacacacacacacacacacacacacacaccctgtctGTCTGTACAGGGAGATGTAATCAGAGAGGTTCCATTGTTCTTCACTGAGAACTGAGAAGCTTCtttgtcaaacacacacacagaagtagTGAAACACAAATACCATAAATGAGATGACACATTTATAATTAAGTTTGCCAACAAAGGAGACAAAACATGATTACACacatttagtgtgtgtgtgtgtgtgtatgtgtgtgtgtctttgaggGCAGGACAGCGGCAAGGCAGCCAACCACAGTCCCAACCAGAACGATTAGTGGCTGAACTTAACAACAACtcactgaggaggaggaggaggaggaggaggaggaagggacTCAGGTCTAGGATGGGTCACTATGGAAGGGGGTCTAACATGAGGTTTTGTAACCCAGCAATCTGATGTCTTAGGGATGCAGCAACATTTTAAATCAGTGTGAACTTCAGGGTGTTAAAGTGCTCACTCAATAAAGACATTAATTACATCATTTATTCAGCTTCTCTGTTTTATTGAAAGGTTTTTAGCTTATAATATAAAATGCcgtgaggcaactgctgtttaAGTTATAACATTTTACAAAGGCATTCAGCTGAAATTTAGTATCAAGTAACTTTTTGAGAAAAAAGAATAGACtttgatattttaataaaaagaatGGAATTTTAAAGAGAACAAAATTATAATACGTTTTCTTgtaaaaatgtatgaaatgtGGCCAAAATTTAGTTTAAAACGTCAGGTTTGTAAAACGCGGAACATTTTTCTCCACCTTTGTCTTCACAAATTGAAAGTTTGACAAAGTCGAAAAAGGATGAGTACATTTATTTAATCACGTGTTGTGTTCTGTGGGTGAAACATTTGaactaatgaagaaacagaaTGAACAAACAATGGACAGAGCGATGCTCGTACCAATCAaactctgtttgtctgtctgccaAGGACACCCCCTCCTCTCCACCCACCACAATCTAACGgccccctacacacacacacacacacacacacacacacacacacacacacgcacacactttcTCCCCCACGCCCAGCTCCATGGGAGACTGTAGTGGCGTCTCTGAGCCTCCTGCTCAACCAACCAGGAACTACTCCCACttactactgtgtgtgtgtcctgcaaTACTCAGCCGAGGgcttgaagcagcagcatttgACTCAAAGTGCTAATCTAGCCAACAATCCAGAGGTTCATGCAGCTGCTGCAATCCACTCTTGGCTTACTGAGTGGTACCAAAGAGGCTGTGAGTTTTATCGTTGTTTATTACTGGAATGCATTTATTAaccattttaattttgcttCTCCATCAAAATCAGAAAGATGTTAAATAGTATAAAATGGTCAGAACAAAACCTTAAAAATGTTGGTAAAGGACCAAAACTACCACCACAagtttgtttcatgttttcactaaaacacaagtgaaaaaaaaatctgttatttAAATCAATATCACATTCAAGATAATCTTCTCGTGCACCTCAGGACCTTCCTCAGATATTTTATCTTGCAGTGGGATTCATGTTATGTCCTGTTGTTCTGGCCCTCCCTCACAATGTGCGGGACTGATTGTTTGAAAAATGACGAGTAGGCTTCTCATGAACTTCCATGAGTTTGAACTCCTtactagagttggatgtctcgacaCCGGTctatgtgagtaaattggtggcatgcctgtggatgcatataaggccccccccaaaacacagagcctgtttctttgacatgggaacataa
It contains:
- the LOC134623180 gene encoding transcription factor SOX-7-like, with translation MNLTKPSLSRVSQVPLGGPWTSRTPSPASDSEMGFEQKLSEDCSSPDRTGNMRRGEPRMCLTHSSGGQSPDLNQAGGTSAGDGKAAGAEQRIRRPMNAFMVWAKDERKRLALQNPDLHNAVLSKMLGQSWKSLSAVEKRPFVEEAERLRVQHLQDHPNYKYRPRRKKTTKKLKRVEPGLLLHSLAQGGAPGLGLGPGVSPLGAENVSGGSAYGHPGVQPPHHHSHHLLPSLGHFRDLQASGHSELESYGLPTPEMSPLDILEDGAGESVFFPQHMQEEGGMGVWSGYQHHLHHHNQHYTHHYNNHSHHSSIHGQGSGMTLSTRMTSAESNMMSSMSSLTSLSSKLNLTHVSGHQVTLRSPVKCPPPLPDPSSPVSYHQPCNSLSEPIKCHQPPLSSAPVGYFSQLYGNGTPKAPHFTSSHLGQLSPPPETTSSCSTSSIPPPSTFPPSVNLDNSNLDSSGQLGASSAEFWAEVDRHEFDQYVNVRRNRDEAYGLGGECGGVSKVVGGRSSSIVGSSNNSIVSSAVNRDVGGVVGGIGGCDDGSSPLISALSDASSAVYYSTCITG